A portion of the Calliphora vicina chromosome 5, idCalVici1.1, whole genome shotgun sequence genome contains these proteins:
- the LOC135961238 gene encoding uncharacterized protein LOC135961238: MAALPPERASLSRPFTHTCLDFAGPFDLKSYIGRGCRITKGYVLVFVCFATKAIHLEPTGDMSAETFLAAFARFFSRRGCPAHVYSDNGTAFVGVANLLEVDRKQFLLQLKQKVLVRNSSQPVEWHFIPPGAPHMGGLWEAGVKSVKTHFRKIAGMQKFTFEEFTNMLSRIEACLNSRPLTAMSDNPLDLVPFTPGNFLIGAPLLAPPEPNHSDLSLSIASVCSAMERGIPQRTPSAN, encoded by the coding sequence ATGGCTGCTTTACCCCCTGAACGTGCGTCTCTTTCGAGACCGTTTACCCATACTTGTTTAGATTTCGCAGGTCCGTTCGACTTAAAATCCTACATTGGTAGAGGTTGCCGAATAACAAAAGGTTATGTTCtcgtgtttgtttgttttgccaCAAAGGCGATTCATTTAGAGCCAACCGGTGATATGTCGGCCGAAACATTTCTTGCTGCGTTTGCCCGTTTTTTCTCTCGTCGAGGTTGTCCTGCTCATGTTTACTCGGACAACGGAACTGCATTTGTCGGTGTTGCTAATTTACTGGAAGTTGACCGAAAGCAGTTTTTACTCCAATTGAAGCAAAAAGTACTTGTACGAAATAGTTCTCAGCCAGTTGAATGGCATTTTATACCCCCTGGGGCCCCTCATATGGGCGGCTTATGGGAAGCCGGCGTTAAGAGTGTAAAAACTCATTTTCGCAAAATTGCTGGAatgcaaaaatttacatttgaggAGTTTACAAATATGTTAAGCCGTATTGAAGCTTGCCTAAACTCAAGACCATTAACTGCTATGAGCGATAATCCCCTTGATTTAGTCCCATTTACCCCTGGTAATTTTTTGATTGGAGCACCTCTTTTGGCACCCCCTGAACCCAATCATTCCGATCTTTCTTTGAGTATTGCATCAGTTTGCTCTGCGATGGAAAGAGGAATACCTCAAAGAACTCCATCGGCGAACTGA